A region from the Streptosporangium sp. NBC_01756 genome encodes:
- a CDS encoding LacI family DNA-binding transcriptional regulator: MRRPTLEAVAARAGVSRSTVSRVVNGQTTVTPDIRDIVLRAVHELGYVPNGAARNLVTQRTNSVALVVSESPNRVFSDDPMFSTVIRSASIELEAVNMQVVLLLAGSPQSHARAENYIAGGHVDGVMLVSSHGADPLPVALTRLRVPVVSYGRPAVPVDIPYVDNDNVGGAAVAVRHLLEQGRRRIATIAGPLDMIGGQDRLTGYRQVLQDSDRRSIIAVGDFTRESGAVAMRQLLADDPELDAVFAANDLMAIGAMHALRQAGRSIPDDVAVVGYDDIEAARYTDPPLTTVHTSHAKQAAAMVRLLLGLLADGPTEPVIMPTELVVRASS, encoded by the coding sequence ATGAGACGACCCACCTTGGAGGCGGTCGCCGCCCGAGCCGGGGTCTCCCGGTCGACCGTCTCCCGGGTGGTGAACGGTCAGACCACGGTGACTCCGGACATCCGCGACATAGTCCTGCGAGCGGTGCACGAGCTGGGCTACGTCCCCAACGGGGCGGCGCGGAACCTGGTCACCCAGCGGACCAACTCGGTCGCGCTCGTCGTCTCGGAGTCGCCGAACCGGGTGTTCTCCGACGATCCGATGTTCTCCACCGTGATCCGCTCGGCCAGCATCGAGCTGGAGGCCGTCAACATGCAGGTCGTGCTCCTGCTGGCCGGATCTCCCCAGAGTCACGCGCGGGCGGAGAACTACATCGCCGGCGGTCACGTGGACGGTGTCATGCTCGTGTCAAGCCACGGCGCCGATCCGCTGCCCGTCGCGCTCACCCGGCTGCGCGTCCCGGTCGTCTCGTACGGCAGGCCGGCCGTGCCGGTCGACATCCCCTACGTGGACAACGACAACGTGGGCGGCGCGGCCGTCGCCGTGCGTCACCTGCTGGAGCAAGGGCGACGGCGGATCGCGACGATCGCCGGGCCACTGGACATGATCGGCGGGCAGGACCGGCTGACCGGGTACCGGCAGGTGCTCCAGGACTCCGACCGCCGTTCCATCATCGCGGTCGGCGACTTCACCCGCGAGTCCGGCGCGGTCGCCATGCGCCAGCTGCTGGCCGACGACCCGGAGCTGGACGCGGTGTTCGCCGCCAACGACCTGATGGCGATCGGTGCCATGCACGCACTGCGGCAGGCCGGCCGCAGCATCCCCGACGACGTCGCCGTCGTCGGTTACGACGACATCGAGGCCGCCCGCTACACCGACCCGCCGCTCACCACTGTCCACACCTCGCACGCGAAGCAGGCCGCCGCCATGGTCCGCCTGCTGCTCGGCCTCCTGGCGGACGGCCCCACCGAACCGGTGATCATGCCTACGGAGCTCGTCGTAAGGGCGTCTTCGTAG
- a CDS encoding GH1 family beta-glucosidase — protein sequence MTVAGIRGATLTQGRADFPTGFVWGAATASYQIEGAVKEDGRQPSIWDTFSGTPGKVAGGDTGDVACEHYFHYADDVRLMSELGLAAYRFSVAWPRVQPDGTGRINPRGLDFYSRLVDRLLEAGITPYATLYHWDLPQTLEDAGGWPARDTAHRFADYARAVHERLGDRVQHWSTLNEPWVSAFLGYGNGVHAPGRQDPAAALRAAHHLLLGHGLATQALRAGGAEEVALVLNLAPVITPEQVRDPAAEPSAADTEAVDRIDTLLVRQFLDPALRGEYPAQLLAVVERNGGLAHIRDGDLQTINQPIEAIGINYYNPCVVESGPGEAADAAWPGSEDVRFCTVDAPVTAMGWPIVPNGLSRLLLRLADDYPEVGLIVTENGAAFDDVVEDGRVHDTGRTGYLDGHLRAVHAAIAEGADVRGYLVWSLLDNFEWAEGYRRRFGIVHVDFATQRRLLKDSALWYREVIKGNGLRGTR from the coding sequence ATGACCGTCGCGGGTATTCGGGGGGCGACCCTCACGCAGGGGCGCGCGGACTTCCCCACCGGTTTCGTCTGGGGCGCCGCCACCGCGTCCTACCAGATCGAGGGCGCGGTCAAGGAGGACGGCAGGCAGCCCTCGATCTGGGACACCTTCTCCGGTACGCCGGGCAAGGTCGCCGGGGGCGACACCGGTGACGTGGCCTGCGAGCACTACTTCCACTACGCCGACGACGTCCGGCTGATGAGCGAGCTGGGCCTGGCCGCCTACCGCTTCTCCGTCGCCTGGCCTCGCGTCCAGCCCGACGGCACCGGCCGGATCAACCCCCGGGGCCTGGACTTCTACAGCCGCCTGGTCGACAGGCTGCTGGAGGCTGGGATAACGCCGTACGCCACCCTCTACCACTGGGACCTGCCCCAGACGCTGGAGGACGCCGGGGGCTGGCCCGCGCGGGACACCGCCCACCGGTTCGCCGACTACGCGCGGGCCGTACACGAGCGGCTGGGGGATCGGGTCCAGCACTGGAGCACCCTCAACGAGCCGTGGGTGTCGGCCTTCCTCGGCTACGGGAACGGGGTCCACGCGCCGGGCAGGCAGGACCCCGCCGCCGCGCTGCGAGCGGCCCACCACCTGCTGCTGGGGCACGGGCTGGCGACGCAGGCGCTCCGCGCCGGGGGAGCCGAGGAGGTCGCGCTGGTGCTCAACCTCGCGCCGGTGATCACTCCTGAACAGGTGCGCGACCCGGCGGCCGAGCCGTCGGCGGCGGACACCGAGGCGGTGGACCGGATCGACACCCTGCTCGTCCGGCAGTTCCTCGACCCCGCGCTGCGCGGGGAGTATCCCGCGCAGCTGCTGGCGGTCGTCGAACGCAACGGCGGTCTCGCCCACATCCGTGACGGCGACCTCCAAACGATCAACCAGCCGATCGAGGCGATCGGCATCAACTACTACAACCCGTGTGTGGTCGAGTCCGGTCCCGGGGAGGCGGCCGACGCGGCGTGGCCGGGCAGCGAGGACGTCCGCTTCTGCACGGTCGACGCGCCGGTCACCGCCATGGGCTGGCCGATCGTGCCCAACGGGCTGTCCCGGCTGCTCCTGCGGCTGGCCGACGACTATCCCGAGGTGGGTCTGATCGTCACCGAGAACGGCGCGGCCTTCGACGACGTCGTGGAGGACGGCCGGGTCCACGACACCGGCCGGACCGGCTATCTGGACGGTCATCTGCGCGCCGTACACGCGGCGATCGCCGAGGGCGCGGATGTGCGGGGCTATCTGGTCTGGTCTCTGCTGGATAATTTCGAATGGGCCGAGGGGTACCGGCGCAGGTTCGGCATCGTGCACGTCGACTTCGCCACCCAGCGCCGCCTGCTCAAGGACAGCGCGCTGTGGTATCGCGAGGTCATCAAGGGGAACGGACTACGGGGGACCAGATGA
- a CDS encoding carbohydrate ABC transporter permease, with protein sequence MNARTAVRTARRHRAAVPAGRRPRSGAARRLTYLTLAAVAFFSALPLYYSVVVASRDNAALADVPPPLLPGGNLFANIARVFDTVPFALAMVNSVLVSGSIALAVMFFSTLAGFAFAKLRFRGRNALLVLTVATMMVPAQLGIIPLYMLMVKLEWTGTMYALIVPALVNAFGVFFMTQYLSRALPTELLEAGRVDGCTTWGLFWHVVLPAARPAAAVLGMLTFMSAWNDYFWPLVVLTPEDPTVQVALSTLASGYVNDYVLGLAGTTLGTLPLVAVFALLGKQIIGGIMQGAVKG encoded by the coding sequence GTGAACGCCCGCACCGCCGTCCGCACCGCCCGGCGTCATCGCGCCGCCGTCCCCGCGGGCCGGCGTCCCCGCTCCGGCGCTGCCCGCCGGCTCACCTACCTCACCCTGGCCGCAGTGGCGTTCTTCTCCGCGCTGCCGCTCTACTACAGCGTCGTGGTGGCCTCCCGCGACAACGCGGCCCTGGCCGATGTCCCGCCCCCGCTGCTGCCCGGCGGCAACCTCTTCGCCAATATCGCCCGCGTCTTCGACACCGTCCCCTTCGCCCTGGCGATGGTCAACTCCGTCCTGGTCTCCGGCTCCATCGCGCTCGCGGTGATGTTTTTTTCCACGCTGGCCGGGTTCGCCTTCGCCAAGCTGCGCTTCCGCGGCAGGAACGCCCTGCTGGTGCTCACCGTGGCGACCATGATGGTGCCGGCCCAGCTCGGGATCATCCCGCTGTACATGCTGATGGTGAAGCTGGAGTGGACCGGCACCATGTACGCGCTGATCGTGCCCGCGCTCGTCAACGCGTTCGGCGTGTTCTTCATGACCCAGTATCTGTCCCGGGCGCTGCCGACCGAGCTGCTGGAGGCCGGCCGGGTCGACGGATGCACCACCTGGGGCCTCTTCTGGCACGTCGTGCTCCCGGCCGCCCGCCCCGCGGCGGCCGTGCTCGGCATGCTCACCTTCATGTCGGCCTGGAACGACTACTTCTGGCCGCTGGTCGTCCTGACCCCGGAGGACCCGACGGTGCAGGTCGCCCTGTCCACGCTGGCCAGCGGATACGTCAACGACTACGTGCTCGGGCTGGCGGGCACCACGCTCGGCACCCTGCCACTGGTCGCGGTGTTCGCACTGCTCGGAAAACAGATCATCGGAGGAATCATGCAAGGAGCTGTCAAGGGTTGA
- a CDS encoding carbohydrate ABC transporter permease, whose product MATRAPDRLAVPPNRPVRSRRLRRHLVHQLDVKGSPYAYVAPFFLLFSAFGLFPLAYTAWVSLHEWTLLSDEQTFVGLDNFRTLLADDYFWNATFNTLSIGVLSTAPQLLLAIWLAHLLNRPLRAQTFFRITLLLPNVTSVVAVVVIFSQLFGRDFGMINWMLSWFGVGGVAWNEGVATSHAAISVMIMWRWTGYNTLIFLAAMQAVPRELYEAATLDGASGFTQLRKITIPMIRPTTVFVVITSTIGAMQILAEPLLFGSYSISGGPDRQYQTLSLFIYENFTKLDFGYASAISWMMFAFIVLVAGVNYLLTRRAKGGLT is encoded by the coding sequence ATGGCCACCCGCGCACCGGACCGCCTGGCGGTCCCACCGAACAGGCCGGTGCGATCCCGCCGTCTCCGCCGCCATCTGGTCCACCAGCTCGACGTCAAAGGCTCGCCGTACGCCTACGTGGCCCCGTTCTTCCTGTTGTTCTCCGCGTTCGGGCTGTTCCCCCTGGCCTACACCGCCTGGGTGAGCCTGCATGAGTGGACCCTGCTGTCAGATGAGCAGACCTTCGTCGGCCTGGACAACTTCAGGACGCTGCTCGCCGACGACTACTTCTGGAACGCCACCTTCAACACCCTGTCCATCGGAGTGCTGTCCACCGCGCCGCAACTACTGCTGGCCATCTGGCTGGCTCACCTGCTGAACCGGCCGCTGCGGGCGCAGACCTTCTTCCGCATCACGCTGCTGCTGCCCAACGTGACCAGCGTGGTCGCGGTGGTGGTCATCTTCAGCCAGCTGTTCGGCCGTGACTTCGGCATGATCAACTGGATGCTCTCCTGGTTCGGCGTCGGCGGCGTCGCCTGGAACGAGGGGGTGGCCACCTCCCATGCCGCCATCTCCGTAATGATCATGTGGCGGTGGACGGGCTACAACACGCTGATCTTCCTGGCGGCCATGCAGGCCGTACCGCGCGAACTGTACGAGGCGGCCACCCTCGACGGTGCGAGCGGGTTCACCCAGCTCCGCAAGATCACCATTCCGATGATCAGGCCCACCACCGTCTTCGTCGTCATCACCTCGACGATCGGTGCGATGCAGATCCTCGCCGAGCCGCTGCTGTTCGGCTCCTACAGCATCTCCGGCGGCCCGGACCGGCAGTACCAGACGCTCTCGCTGTTCATCTACGAGAACTTCACCAAGCTCGACTTCGGCTACGCCTCGGCCATCTCCTGGATGATGTTCGCCTTCATCGTCCTGGTCGCGGGCGTCAACTACCTGCTCACCCGCCGCGCGAAGGGAGGGCTGACGTGA
- a CDS encoding ABC transporter substrate-binding protein, translating to MRKLRQRFLTPMVAVSALAMSLAACGGDGGGDGGGTTGSSAAASQPGEKIKLTVALFSDFHYAPLYEEFKKTHPNVEIVERRSQFNDHHTNLITQLTTGAGAADVVAVEGGYVGAFTPVPGKFYNLKDYGLDKRQSEYLDWKWQLGVSNDGSSLMGLGTDVGGLAMCYRPDLFKKAGLPSDREGVSALWPTWDAYVETGKKFVAAKVAGAKFTDGPGEHFRAMVEQAPVGFYDDQYKIVAGANPEVRKAYDMSVKIIDEGLSAKLAAFTPPWNTGIAKGTFATMVCPAWKTGTIKDQKPGEGTWDIAAVPGGGGNQGGTHLMLPKQGKHPKEAAELIDLLTNKESQIMLFKEASALPSLPVLYDDPAVADYVNPYFGNAPIGKIFTSAAKALKPQRVGPKAGDVLLAFNNGLQRVEQGKQNAEEAWAQALKDVGRIK from the coding sequence ATGCGCAAGCTACGTCAGCGGTTCCTCACCCCGATGGTCGCCGTGTCGGCGTTGGCCATGAGCCTCGCCGCCTGCGGCGGCGACGGCGGCGGCGACGGCGGCGGCACCACAGGAAGCAGCGCGGCGGCCTCCCAACCGGGAGAGAAGATCAAGCTGACCGTCGCGCTCTTCAGCGACTTCCACTACGCGCCGCTGTATGAGGAGTTCAAGAAGACCCACCCCAACGTGGAGATCGTGGAGCGCCGCTCGCAGTTCAACGACCACCACACCAACCTCATCACGCAGCTGACCACCGGCGCGGGCGCCGCGGACGTCGTCGCCGTCGAGGGCGGCTACGTCGGCGCCTTCACCCCCGTACCCGGCAAGTTCTACAACCTCAAGGACTACGGCCTGGACAAGCGCCAGAGCGAATACCTCGACTGGAAGTGGCAGCTGGGCGTCTCCAACGACGGCTCCTCGCTCATGGGACTGGGCACCGACGTCGGCGGACTCGCCATGTGTTACCGCCCCGACCTGTTCAAGAAGGCCGGTCTGCCCAGTGACCGCGAAGGGGTGTCGGCGCTCTGGCCGACCTGGGACGCCTACGTCGAGACCGGCAAGAAGTTCGTCGCGGCCAAGGTCGCGGGCGCCAAGTTCACCGACGGCCCCGGTGAGCACTTCCGCGCAATGGTCGAGCAGGCCCCCGTCGGGTTCTACGACGACCAGTACAAGATCGTCGCCGGCGCCAACCCGGAGGTGCGCAAGGCCTACGACATGTCCGTGAAGATCATTGACGAGGGGTTGTCCGCCAAGCTCGCCGCCTTCACCCCGCCGTGGAACACCGGGATCGCCAAGGGCACCTTCGCCACCATGGTCTGCCCGGCCTGGAAGACCGGCACGATCAAGGACCAGAAGCCCGGTGAGGGCACCTGGGACATCGCCGCGGTGCCCGGTGGCGGCGGCAACCAGGGCGGCACTCACCTGATGCTGCCCAAGCAGGGCAAGCACCCCAAGGAGGCCGCCGAGCTGATCGACCTGCTGACCAACAAGGAGAGCCAGATCATGCTCTTCAAGGAGGCCAGCGCGCTGCCCTCGCTGCCCGTCCTGTACGACGACCCCGCGGTGGCGGACTACGTCAACCCCTACTTCGGCAACGCGCCGATCGGCAAGATCTTCACCAGTGCGGCGAAGGCGCTCAAGCCGCAGCGCGTGGGTCCCAAGGCCGGCGACGTCCTGCTGGCGTTCAACAACGGCCTCCAGCGGGTGGAGCAGGGCAAGCAGAACGCCGAGGAGGCCTGGGCGCAGGCGCTGAAGGACGTCGGCAGGATCAAGTAG
- a CDS encoding FKBP-type peptidyl-prolyl cis-trans isomerase produces the protein MALEKPEIDFPEGDAPAELQIVDIVEGNGQEAKPGHRVSVHYVGVAFSTGEEFDASWNRGDAFDFQLGGGQVIAGWDQGVAGMKVGGRRRLTIPPHLGYGSRGAGARIKPGETLIFVVDLLGVS, from the coding sequence GTGGCACTGGAGAAGCCGGAGATCGACTTCCCGGAGGGCGACGCGCCCGCGGAGCTGCAGATCGTCGACATCGTCGAGGGGAACGGCCAGGAGGCCAAACCCGGGCACAGGGTCAGCGTGCACTACGTCGGCGTTGCCTTCTCCACCGGCGAGGAGTTCGACGCGTCGTGGAACCGCGGTGACGCCTTCGACTTCCAGCTGGGCGGCGGTCAGGTCATCGCGGGCTGGGACCAGGGGGTGGCGGGCATGAAGGTCGGCGGCCGCCGCCGTCTCACCATCCCGCCCCACCTCGGCTACGGCAGCCGCGGCGCGGGTGCCCGTATCAAGCCGGGCGAGACGCTCATCTTCGTCGTGGACCTGCTCGGCGTCAGCTGA
- a CDS encoding ATP-dependent DNA ligase: MLLIDLARTSAAVAAGSARLAKVGHLAELLGRVTPDEAEIAIAYLSGELPQRHIGVGWAGLQDPPDPRLAATATLRQVNDLLDRVKAQSGPGSQAARKILITELFGALTRQEQTFLFRLLRSELRQGALDGVMVEAIAKAAAVPVAEVRRALTLRGWLPAVGAAALSGGIEALRAFHLEVGRPVSPMLAQSATSVAAAMGKLGGPAAIEWKLDGVRVQAHRSGDAVRVFTRTLDDITAQVPELVEAVRALPSDDLVLDGEVIALRPDGSPEPFQITSGRVSSRIDVTGAREKTPLRVFFFDALRVDGADLLELPGETRHSALVAAVPPELVTPRLVTDDVAHGEAFFKEVVRSGHEGVVVKSLHTPYAAGRRGAGWIKVKPRHTLDLVVLAVEWGSGRREGKLSNLHLGARDPQSGEFVMLGKTFKGLTDELLVWQTERFLELAEGPTDGWTVVVRPELVVEIAFDGVQQSSRYPGGMALRFARVIRYRPDKSTAEADTVETVRSLML, encoded by the coding sequence GTGCTGTTGATCGATCTTGCGCGCACCTCCGCCGCCGTCGCCGCGGGCTCCGCCCGGCTGGCCAAGGTCGGCCATCTCGCGGAGTTGCTCGGCCGGGTCACCCCGGACGAGGCGGAGATCGCCATCGCCTATCTCTCCGGCGAGCTGCCACAGCGCCATATCGGTGTGGGCTGGGCCGGTCTGCAGGACCCGCCGGACCCGCGGCTGGCCGCGACCGCCACCCTGCGCCAGGTCAACGACCTCCTCGACCGGGTCAAGGCCCAGTCCGGTCCGGGCTCCCAGGCGGCGCGTAAGATCCTGATCACCGAGCTGTTCGGAGCACTCACCCGCCAGGAGCAGACCTTCCTGTTCCGCCTGCTCCGCAGCGAATTGCGGCAGGGCGCGCTGGACGGGGTGATGGTCGAGGCCATCGCGAAGGCGGCCGCGGTGCCGGTGGCCGAGGTCCGCCGGGCGCTGACCCTCCGCGGCTGGCTGCCCGCCGTCGGCGCCGCCGCGCTGAGCGGCGGGATTGAGGCGCTGCGCGCCTTCCACCTGGAGGTGGGCCGTCCCGTGTCACCGATGCTCGCGCAGAGCGCCACCTCCGTCGCCGCCGCCATGGGCAAGCTCGGCGGCCCGGCGGCGATCGAGTGGAAGCTCGACGGTGTCCGGGTGCAGGCGCACCGCTCCGGTGACGCGGTGCGTGTTTTCACCCGGACCCTCGACGACATCACCGCCCAGGTGCCCGAGCTGGTCGAGGCGGTCCGGGCGCTGCCCTCCGATGACCTCGTCCTGGACGGCGAGGTCATCGCGCTCCGCCCCGACGGCAGCCCCGAGCCCTTTCAGATCACCTCAGGCCGGGTGTCCAGCCGTATCGACGTGACCGGGGCGCGCGAGAAGACCCCGCTCCGGGTCTTCTTCTTCGACGCCCTCCGGGTGGACGGCGCCGATCTGCTCGAACTGCCGGGCGAGACACGCCATTCGGCGCTGGTCGCGGCCGTCCCCCCGGAGCTGGTGACTCCCCGTCTGGTCACCGACGACGTCGCGCACGGGGAGGCGTTCTTCAAGGAGGTCGTCAGGAGCGGTCACGAGGGCGTGGTGGTCAAGTCGCTGCACACGCCCTACGCCGCCGGACGACGCGGTGCCGGCTGGATCAAGGTGAAGCCCCGGCACACTCTCGATCTGGTCGTCCTCGCCGTCGAGTGGGGCAGCGGCCGCCGCGAGGGCAAGCTCTCCAACCTGCATCTGGGCGCCCGCGATCCGCAGAGCGGTGAGTTCGTCATGCTCGGCAAGACCTTCAAGGGGCTGACCGACGAGCTGCTCGTCTGGCAGACGGAACGCTTCCTGGAGCTTGCCGAGGGCCCCACCGACGGCTGGACCGTCGTCGTCCGTCCCGAGCTCGTCGTCGAGATCGCGTTCGACGGGGTCCAGCAGTCCAGCCGTTACCCCGGGGGAATGGCACTCCGCTTCGCGCGGGTGATCCGCTACCGCCCCGACAAGAGCACCGCCGAGGCCGACACCGTGGAGACGGTGCGCTCCCTCATGCTCTGA
- a CDS encoding septal ring lytic transglycosylase RlpA family protein yields the protein MVSLGLHSSPSSPGTSPSKKKSPTNRQLLATLAAGVMVVAVASATTWALSADGDTSRTTASVGLAAARSPQPAAPTGSPSLQEATAGNMTAATDQITTPPPGASATPTAAPGESRTSQTKDTLGEAGTATPKATPKAAKPHAPKAPKAPAKPKAHVVSTGSCGASFYDEGQMTASGERFNPQAMTAAHKTLPLGSKVRVTNPATGESVTVRINDRGPYVGGRCLDLSRAAFSAIGSTGAGVMRVRYEVLGT from the coding sequence GTGGTTTCCTTGGGCCTGCACTCCTCCCCCTCGTCCCCCGGCACCTCACCCTCGAAGAAGAAATCGCCGACGAACCGGCAACTCCTGGCCACACTGGCCGCCGGTGTCATGGTGGTGGCCGTGGCTTCGGCCACCACCTGGGCGCTCTCCGCCGACGGCGACACTTCGCGGACGACCGCCTCCGTCGGCCTGGCCGCCGCACGCTCCCCTCAGCCCGCCGCCCCTACCGGCTCCCCCTCCCTCCAGGAGGCGACGGCAGGGAACATGACGGCCGCCACCGACCAGATCACCACCCCGCCGCCCGGCGCCTCCGCCACCCCCACGGCAGCACCGGGCGAGAGCCGTACCTCCCAGACGAAGGACACACTGGGCGAGGCGGGGACCGCCACGCCGAAGGCCACGCCGAAGGCGGCGAAGCCCCACGCCCCCAAGGCCCCCAAGGCCCCCGCCAAGCCGAAGGCCCACGTGGTCTCCACCGGGTCCTGCGGTGCTTCGTTCTACGACGAGGGGCAGATGACGGCCAGCGGCGAGCGCTTCAACCCCCAGGCGATGACCGCCGCCCACAAGACCCTCCCCCTGGGGAGCAAGGTCCGGGTGACCAACCCCGCCACCGGCGAGTCGGTGACGGTCCGGATCAACGACCGCGGGCCCTATGTGGGCGGCCGTTGCCTCGACCTGTCCAGGGCTGCCTTCTCCGCCATCGGCAGCACCGGCGCCGGTGTCATGCGGGTCAGATACGAGGTCCTCGGCACCTGA
- a CDS encoding DUF1707 and DUF4870 domain-containing protein: MSNQDREQVVEHVKAAYAEGRFDKFEFDDRLDRAMTARVHGDLLPIMHELYGSRPVAPAPYPPVTGWGAPGRHHQVRADTGGERLGAAAAHLLPLTGLLAIGPLIMMLTGGRTSPYIRKHAVEALNFQLTLLGATVLLSITFVGVVLLPVLWIGGVVLSVVGGLAALGEGDFRYPLTLRPVK; the protein is encoded by the coding sequence GTGAGCAACCAGGATCGGGAGCAGGTGGTCGAGCATGTCAAGGCCGCCTACGCGGAGGGACGGTTCGACAAGTTCGAGTTCGACGACCGTCTGGACCGCGCGATGACGGCACGCGTCCACGGTGACCTGCTGCCGATCATGCATGAGCTCTACGGCTCGCGCCCGGTCGCCCCCGCCCCCTATCCGCCGGTGACGGGTTGGGGAGCACCGGGCCGCCACCACCAGGTGCGGGCGGACACGGGAGGAGAACGCCTGGGAGCGGCGGCGGCACACCTGCTGCCGCTGACCGGCCTGCTGGCGATCGGACCGCTGATCATGATGCTCACCGGGGGCAGGACCTCGCCCTACATCCGCAAGCACGCGGTGGAGGCGCTCAACTTCCAACTGACCCTGCTCGGGGCCACCGTGCTGCTGTCGATCACCTTCGTGGGCGTCGTGCTGCTCCCCGTGCTCTGGATCGGTGGCGTGGTCCTGTCCGTAGTGGGGGGTCTGGCGGCCCTGGGCGAGGGCGATTTCCGTTATCCGCTCACGCTGCGTCCGGTGAAGTAG
- a CDS encoding DUF4192 domain-containing protein, with protein sequence MTTDIPAPANPQPHLLLGSTEDVLGAVPYLVGFHPADSLIVIGLKGSPPRGRLHLTVRWDLPLVAPGLGQIITLLRKERIGQVIVIGYGPGPLVTPAMDAALTLLRRGDVTIVDALRAENGRYWSFICSRADCCPADGTPYEQEATMIAAEAVAHGLVALPDRETLEHSLDSVGGSARLAMRQATARVTEELRGRLAGCTDLEGFAAEFVADGVARVRGAIAVYARGGRLDDEQVARLGLDLAVIRVRDEAWALLTDDTHDVHRRLWQDLTRRLEPRFVPPAASLLGVAAWCDGDSALAGIAVIRACEIAPGYSMANLLRHALHHLLPPHVLRARMPSPEELDEEMGSPRMAWLLPMIALLEEPEATEE encoded by the coding sequence ATGACAACCGACATCCCGGCCCCGGCCAACCCGCAGCCCCATCTGCTTCTCGGCTCCACCGAGGACGTCCTCGGCGCCGTGCCCTACCTCGTGGGCTTCCATCCCGCTGACAGCCTGATCGTGATCGGGCTGAAGGGAAGCCCGCCCCGAGGGCGGCTCCATCTGACCGTCCGGTGGGATCTGCCGCTGGTCGCCCCCGGGCTCGGCCAGATCATCACATTGCTCCGCAAGGAGCGGATCGGTCAGGTCATCGTCATCGGCTATGGCCCGGGTCCGCTGGTGACCCCTGCCATGGACGCGGCCCTCACGCTGTTGCGCCGGGGCGACGTCACCATCGTCGACGCGCTCCGGGCGGAGAACGGCCGCTACTGGTCCTTCATCTGCTCCCGCGCCGACTGCTGCCCGGCCGACGGCACGCCATACGAGCAGGAGGCCACCATGATCGCCGCCGAGGCCGTCGCGCACGGACTGGTCGCCCTGCCCGACCGAGAGACCCTGGAGCACTCGCTCGACTCCGTCGGAGGCAGCGCCCGGCTGGCGATGCGCCAGGCCACGGCCCGCGTCACGGAGGAGTTGCGGGGCAGGCTGGCCGGTTGCACGGACCTGGAAGGGTTCGCCGCGGAGTTCGTCGCCGACGGGGTGGCCCGGGTCCGCGGGGCGATCGCCGTGTACGCCCGCGGTGGGCGACTCGACGACGAGCAGGTGGCCAGGCTGGGACTGGACCTCGCGGTGATCCGGGTCAGGGACGAGGCGTGGGCCCTTCTCACCGACGACACCCACGACGTCCACCGTAGGCTCTGGCAGGACCTCACCCGGCGGTTGGAGCCGAGATTCGTGCCTCCGGCCGCCTCCCTGCTCGGCGTGGCCGCCTGGTGTGACGGCGACTCCGCGCTGGCCGGCATCGCCGTCATCCGCGCATGCGAGATCGCCCCGGGATATTCGATGGCGAACCTGCTCAGGCACGCACTCCACCATCTGCTCCCACCGCACGTGCTGAGAGCGAGGATGCCCAGCCCCGAGGAACTGGACGAGGAGATGGGCAGCCCCCGGATGGCATGGCTGCTTCCCATGATCGCCTTATTGGAGGAGCCGGAGGCCACGGAGGAGTGA
- a CDS encoding EI24 domain-containing protein, with protein MGHFRSFTDGMKFFFQGLGWVARTPRWWLFGLIPALIVSVLYVVVLYLLGTNAGDLAEWATPFADGWGQAARNTLRTLVGLLIVGAGLVLAVVTFTAVTLIVGDPFYEKLSEKVEESYGEVPGGHEVPLWKSIPRSVRDSLITLGYVLLFTVPLFFLGFVPVIGQTVVPVLGALVSGFFLTVELTTLAMERRGMARKNRFAVLRGNKAAALGFGGLLFLVFLIPLGAVVAMPAAVAGGTIMVRTRLAPV; from the coding sequence ATGGGTCATTTCCGCTCCTTTACGGACGGCATGAAGTTCTTCTTCCAGGGGCTGGGCTGGGTCGCGCGCACCCCTCGGTGGTGGCTGTTCGGGCTGATCCCCGCCTTGATCGTGTCCGTGCTCTACGTGGTCGTCCTCTATCTCCTCGGTACCAACGCGGGAGACCTCGCCGAGTGGGCGACGCCGTTCGCCGACGGATGGGGCCAGGCGGCGCGGAACACCCTCCGGACCCTGGTCGGACTGCTGATCGTCGGTGCCGGGCTGGTGCTGGCCGTGGTGACCTTCACCGCGGTGACCCTGATCGTCGGAGACCCCTTCTACGAGAAGCTCTCGGAAAAGGTCGAGGAGAGCTATGGCGAGGTGCCGGGCGGGCACGAAGTCCCTCTCTGGAAGTCGATTCCCAGGTCCGTCAGGGACAGCCTGATCACCCTCGGATACGTGCTGCTGTTCACCGTCCCGCTGTTCTTCCTCGGTTTCGTGCCGGTGATCGGGCAGACGGTGGTGCCGGTGCTGGGTGCCCTGGTCTCGGGCTTCTTCCTCACGGTCGAACTCACCACGCTGGCCATGGAGCGCCGGGGAATGGCACGCAAGAACCGCTTCGCCGTCCTCCGGGGGAACAAGGCCGCGGCGCTCGGCTTCGGAGGGCTTCTCTTCCTGGTCTTCCTCATCCCGTTGGGCGCGGTGGTCGCGATGCCCGCCGCCGTCGCAGGTGGGACGATCATGGTCAGGACACGCCTGGCCCCCGTCTGA